From Longimicrobiaceae bacterium, the proteins below share one genomic window:
- a CDS encoding vitamin K epoxide reductase family protein, with product MKPAELSHELRTGDGEHLRARRRVLGLALGAAGCMGVISLYQMGIVRHLPEPPIPRLNADKVDASSEAYAHLNAPDAVLGFASYAATMVLAATGGTDRVQTMPWIPLAMAGKVMGDALQAGRLTVDQWTKHRTFCGWCLVAAGLTFATVPAVLPEARAAWRQVRSR from the coding sequence ATGAAACCAGCGGAGCTGAGCCACGAGCTGCGGACCGGAGATGGAGAGCACCTTCGCGCCCGCCGGAGGGTGCTCGGGCTCGCCCTCGGGGCGGCGGGCTGCATGGGCGTGATCTCGCTCTACCAGATGGGGATCGTCCGCCACCTCCCGGAGCCGCCGATCCCCCGGCTCAACGCCGACAAGGTGGACGCCTCGTCGGAAGCCTACGCGCACCTGAACGCACCGGACGCCGTGCTGGGCTTCGCCAGCTACGCGGCCACGATGGTGCTTGCGGCGACGGGTGGGACGGACCGGGTGCAGACGATGCCGTGGATCCCGCTCGCCATGGCGGGGAAGGTCATGGGCGACGCGCTGCAGGCGGGGCGCCTGACGGTGGACCAGTGGACGAAGCACCGGACCTTCTGCGGCTGGTGCCTGGTGGCGGCGGGACTGACCTTCGCCACCGTGCCGGCCGTGCTGCCGGAAGCCCGCGCTGCCTGGCGCCAGGTGCGGAGCCGCTGA